The Vibrio pomeroyi genome window below encodes:
- a CDS encoding DMT family transporter, giving the protein MSNITVGILLLIAGNLFASLSDVAVKLLNGEVPPLQYIFFRQLISLLIITPLWWQQKKEQRRLQQAKVTFIRGQLILIGSGCMVVAITHLTLATANAVFYVAPLLMLPLSMFLLKEQPALGKVIATTIGFIGALIVLRPSQFHWAALFALGTALTLALFNVLVRKLPSEQSVVTTLWWTTLFSIPASLILCFLYWQPVSIEHLGYIALSATLILSYNGLAVAAYQKAHSSQIALAEYSGLVFVALIGAIWFDEIPDTLTFIGIMLIILPLAPFKRPKKRANA; this is encoded by the coding sequence ATGTCGAATATCACTGTCGGTATCCTATTACTGATCGCAGGTAACCTGTTTGCCTCGCTTTCGGATGTAGCCGTAAAACTATTGAATGGCGAAGTACCGCCTCTTCAATATATTTTTTTCCGACAGTTGATATCTCTGCTGATAATAACTCCACTATGGTGGCAGCAGAAAAAGGAACAACGACGCTTACAGCAAGCCAAAGTCACCTTCATACGAGGCCAGCTAATATTAATTGGCAGTGGGTGTATGGTTGTTGCGATCACTCATTTAACGTTGGCAACCGCCAACGCTGTGTTTTACGTAGCGCCTCTATTGATGTTACCTCTTTCTATGTTTCTACTCAAAGAGCAGCCTGCACTTGGGAAGGTGATCGCTACTACCATAGGTTTCATCGGTGCGCTGATTGTCTTAAGGCCATCACAATTTCATTGGGCCGCACTTTTTGCTTTAGGCACTGCGCTTACTCTCGCCTTGTTCAATGTATTGGTACGAAAGCTCCCTAGTGAGCAATCGGTGGTCACAACGCTGTGGTGGACAACGTTGTTCTCAATTCCGGCTTCATTGATATTATGCTTCCTGTATTGGCAACCGGTATCTATCGAACACTTAGGATACATAGCACTCAGCGCAACACTCATCTTGAGCTATAACGGGCTTGCGGTTGCCGCCTATCAGAAAGCACACTCAAGCCAAATCGCCTTGGCAGAATATTCAGGTTTGGTGTTTGTCGCGCTAATTGGCGCCATTTGGTTCGATGAGATCCCAGATACATTAACCTTTATCGGTATCATGCTGATCATCTTGCCACTCGCCCCTTTCAAGCGACCAAAAAAAAGAGCTAATGCTTAG
- the rpsD gene encoding 30S ribosomal protein S4, with amino-acid sequence MARYLGPKLKLSRREGTDLFLKSGVRAIDTKCKIDNAPGVHGARRGRLSEYGVQLREKQKVRRIYGVLEKQFRNYYKEAARLKGNTGANLLQLLEGRLDNVVYRMGFGATRAESRQLVSHKSILVNGKVVNVPSFKVAANDVVSIREKAKQQSRIKAALEVAEQREKPTWIEVDAGKMEGTFKRMPERSDLSADINEHLIVELYSK; translated from the coding sequence ATGGCAAGATATTTGGGTCCTAAGCTGAAGCTTAGCCGTCGCGAAGGTACTGACTTATTCCTTAAGTCTGGTGTCCGTGCGATCGATACCAAGTGTAAAATTGATAACGCACCAGGTGTACACGGCGCTCGTCGCGGTCGTCTATCTGAGTATGGCGTTCAGCTTCGTGAGAAGCAAAAAGTTCGTCGTATCTACGGCGTTCTAGAAAAACAATTCCGCAACTACTACAAAGAAGCTGCACGTCTTAAAGGCAACACGGGTGCAAACCTGCTTCAGCTTCTTGAAGGTCGTCTTGATAACGTAGTTTACCGTATGGGCTTTGGCGCTACTCGTGCTGAATCTCGTCAACTAGTTAGCCACAAGTCTATCCTAGTTAACGGTAAAGTTGTAAACGTTCCTTCTTTCAAAGTAGCGGCAAACGACGTTGTTTCTATCCGCGAGAAAGCTAAACAGCAATCTCGTATTAAAGCGGCTCTAGAAGTCGCTGAACAACGTGAAAAGCCAACTTGGATTGAAGTAGATGCTGGCAAAATGGAAGGTACATTCAAGCGTATGCCTGAGCGTTCTGACCTATCAGCTGACATCAATGAACACTTGATCGTCGAACTTTACTCTAAGTAA
- a CDS encoding Crp/Fnr family transcriptional regulator, producing MHTSFIEQLQSFDFSESQIESLVAVAKPLELPTRHILINQGEMAGSIYFVLEGLCHACYLTDDGKQYSKEFYWEQDWIIGFESLIKNQASPYLLETLTPITMLELPMNAVIEWRASNNPLYLKLLETQLMHKENKERFMLLYTPEQRYQLFCEHYPDLEQRLNDNQIAAYLGITAISLSRIKGRINNS from the coding sequence ATGCACACCTCTTTTATCGAACAACTACAAAGCTTCGACTTCTCTGAAAGTCAGATTGAATCTCTAGTCGCTGTCGCCAAGCCACTTGAGCTACCGACCAGACACATCCTTATTAACCAAGGTGAGATGGCAGGCTCAATCTACTTCGTACTGGAAGGTTTGTGCCATGCTTGCTACCTCACTGATGACGGTAAGCAATACAGCAAAGAGTTCTACTGGGAACAAGATTGGATCATCGGCTTTGAGAGTCTGATAAAAAACCAAGCTTCCCCGTATCTGCTTGAAACACTAACACCCATCACAATGTTAGAGCTGCCAATGAATGCGGTAATCGAGTGGCGTGCATCGAATAACCCTTTGTATTTAAAGCTGTTAGAAACACAATTGATGCATAAGGAAAACAAAGAACGTTTCATGCTGCTCTATACCCCTGAACAACGTTATCAGCTTTTTTGCGAACACTATCCAGACCTTGAACAGCGCCTCAACGATAATCAAATTGCCGCCTACTTAGGAATAACAGCAATAAGCTTGAGCAGAATTAAAGGTCGAATTAACAATAGTTAA
- a CDS encoding lysophospholipid acyltransferase family protein translates to MIDSPFRLPRYTPFGLGESVVEWATGLSKLDRLYQDRQNELSSFEFMNYTLSALNIDYSVASGSTENIPEEGPVVIVANHPLGAIEGVILADLVGSVRKDVKVLANELLKRLPELDDLFIGVDVFNGKESKRTNAKAIRDANRHLADGGLLIVFPAGEVSSYRKGAKTLTDIEWSKSVAKFVKRHQATTVPIFINGKNSELFYQAGRVHPLLRTALLGRELLNKQATTISISIGSSIPYSEIKSFEKEMDIVNYLRLNTYLMSQQDSPNTPIHAPSFDTQVIAPISPEVLAIEIGSLPEEMKLLEQGDFEVYCTPSQSIPNLMREIGRVREESFREVGEGSGLACDLDEYDLYYHQLFVWNKAKAELVGAYRLGMVDKLIAEHGLDQLYSRSLFNYNQEFIDTLDNSIELGRSVVSKPYQKSLNSLLLLWKGIATFVSRHPKYTHLFGPVSISNDYSHNARLLIATTLSIHHYDEEKANLVSPSSPLNTSSHVFWQNHLLSSLASVPLLSKVLARMEQGKGLPVLLRQYLGMNGKLVCFNVDPSFNDALDGLIVVNLKKVPLKTLGKYMGRELAQDYLEQHARR, encoded by the coding sequence ATGATTGATAGTCCTTTTCGTTTACCACGTTACACGCCTTTTGGTTTAGGTGAGTCTGTTGTCGAGTGGGCAACTGGGCTATCTAAGCTAGACCGACTCTATCAAGATCGACAAAACGAGTTATCTAGCTTCGAATTCATGAATTACACCCTATCGGCACTCAATATCGACTACTCGGTGGCATCGGGAAGTACGGAAAATATCCCGGAAGAAGGGCCAGTCGTGATTGTGGCGAACCACCCACTAGGTGCAATTGAAGGTGTGATCCTGGCTGATCTCGTAGGATCAGTAAGAAAGGATGTGAAGGTATTAGCGAATGAGTTGCTCAAACGACTGCCAGAGCTGGATGATCTTTTCATTGGCGTTGATGTCTTTAATGGTAAAGAGTCGAAACGCACCAATGCCAAAGCCATTCGTGATGCCAATCGTCATCTGGCCGATGGCGGGCTGTTGATCGTGTTCCCTGCGGGCGAAGTATCGAGTTATCGTAAAGGGGCAAAAACACTGACGGATATCGAATGGAGTAAATCGGTCGCGAAATTCGTTAAACGTCATCAAGCCACGACAGTTCCTATCTTTATAAATGGTAAAAACAGTGAGCTTTTCTATCAAGCGGGTCGTGTGCATCCACTGTTGAGAACCGCTCTACTCGGGCGTGAACTTCTTAATAAACAGGCGACAACTATCTCTATCTCGATTGGCTCATCGATTCCGTATTCAGAGATTAAATCGTTTGAAAAAGAGATGGATATCGTCAACTACCTACGACTTAATACCTACCTAATGAGTCAACAAGATAGTCCGAACACGCCAATCCACGCACCCTCTTTCGATACCCAAGTGATAGCGCCAATATCACCCGAAGTATTGGCAATAGAGATAGGATCACTCCCTGAAGAGATGAAGCTGCTCGAGCAAGGTGACTTCGAAGTCTACTGCACACCAAGCCAATCTATTCCGAACTTAATGCGTGAGATTGGTCGAGTCAGAGAAGAGAGCTTCCGTGAAGTTGGAGAAGGCAGTGGGCTTGCTTGTGATTTAGATGAGTACGACCTTTACTACCACCAACTGTTTGTGTGGAACAAAGCTAAGGCAGAATTAGTCGGCGCTTATCGACTGGGTATGGTCGACAAGTTAATCGCAGAGCACGGGTTGGACCAACTCTATTCCCGCAGTCTGTTTAACTATAACCAAGAGTTTATCGATACGTTAGACAACAGCATTGAACTTGGTCGTTCTGTCGTGAGTAAGCCTTATCAAAAGAGCCTTAACTCACTGTTACTACTATGGAAAGGTATTGCGACCTTTGTGTCTCGTCACCCTAAATACACCCACCTATTTGGCCCGGTCAGCATCAGCAATGATTACAGCCACAATGCGCGCCTGTTGATAGCAACTACCTTATCGATTCACCATTACGATGAGGAAAAGGCCAATCTGGTTTCCCCTTCTTCACCTCTCAATACCAGTAGTCATGTGTTCTGGCAGAATCATCTATTGTCGTCACTGGCGAGTGTTCCCCTACTTTCAAAAGTATTAGCACGGATGGAACAAGGAAAAGGCTTACCGGTATTATTGCGCCAATATCTAGGGATGAACGGGAAGCTGGTTTGCTTTAATGTCGACCCATCGTTTAATGATGCCTTAGATGGTTTGATTGTCGTGAACCTTAAGAAGGTACCATTGAAGACCTTAGGTAAATACATGGGTCGAGAACTCGCTCAAGACTACCTAGAGCAACACGCTCGACGCTGA
- a CDS encoding lysine transporter LysM, whose translation MNRRQKKKQKVDHLAEFKDRLNQVKEKLSSIDVKKMKASTVQTWGSLPKLHQRLLMVISPIVLILLFVPLPEPKVDATPTTSRVALEINTVGLSEQQNANSNSSEPSNNNWQEYLVKQGDTLAQVFRNNDLPLSDLNALVRIEGSDKPLSQIRKGQLVRFKLAETGQLDILQLEKGNTSVMFFRLSDGGFGRSK comes from the coding sequence ATGAATCGTCGTCAAAAGAAAAAACAGAAAGTTGACCACTTAGCAGAATTCAAGGATCGACTGAATCAGGTCAAAGAGAAATTGAGTTCGATCGATGTAAAGAAAATGAAAGCCTCGACGGTACAAACTTGGGGTTCATTACCGAAATTACACCAAAGACTGTTGATGGTGATTTCGCCGATCGTACTAATATTACTTTTTGTGCCGCTACCAGAACCAAAAGTAGATGCTACCCCAACCACATCGCGCGTTGCGCTTGAGATCAACACGGTTGGGTTGAGCGAACAACAAAATGCCAATAGCAACTCATCAGAGCCGAGTAACAATAACTGGCAAGAGTACCTTGTTAAGCAAGGAGATACTCTGGCGCAAGTTTTTCGAAACAATGATTTGCCGCTGTCTGATTTGAACGCGTTGGTACGTATTGAAGGCTCAGACAAACCACTTAGTCAGATCCGTAAAGGCCAGCTCGTTCGATTTAAGCTGGCAGAGACCGGGCAACTTGATATCTTGCAGCTAGAGAAAGGCAACACATCGGTGATGTTCTTCCGCTTGTCTGATGGTGGCTTTGGCCGTAGTAAATAA
- a CDS encoding YHS domain-containing protein, producing MRKLLTMVMLLVSPYVFAADEIYTGFFSSKALDGYDTVAYFTSGKPIEGSKKFSTEYKGADWYFSSEKNLTLFVNNPEKYAPQYGGYCAWAVSTKSDFAPGDPNQWTIVDNKLYLNYDQEIKQRWEQDRAQHIQKADTVWPQLIK from the coding sequence ATGAGAAAACTATTAACTATGGTCATGCTACTTGTTAGCCCTTACGTATTTGCCGCCGATGAAATCTACACCGGCTTCTTTAGCAGCAAGGCGCTCGATGGCTACGACACTGTGGCTTATTTCACTTCAGGTAAGCCGATTGAAGGCAGTAAAAAATTCAGCACAGAGTACAAAGGTGCGGACTGGTATTTCTCTTCTGAAAAGAATCTGACTTTATTTGTTAATAATCCTGAAAAATATGCACCTCAATATGGTGGCTATTGCGCTTGGGCTGTTTCAACAAAAAGTGACTTTGCACCCGGTGACCCTAATCAATGGACAATTGTTGATAACAAGCTTTACCTCAACTACGACCAAGAGATTAAACAGCGTTGGGAACAAGACCGAGCACAACATATTCAAAAAGCCGACACCGTTTGGCCGCAACTGATCAAATAA
- the rplQ gene encoding 50S ribosomal protein L17 — MRHRKSGRQLNRNSSHRKAMFSNMASSLVRHEVIKTTVPKAKELRRVIEPLITLAKTDSVANRRLAFARTRDNEVVAKLFNELGPRFAARQGGYTRILKCGFRTGDKAPMAYIELVDRPAAEEAAE, encoded by the coding sequence ATGCGCCATCGTAAAAGTGGTCGTCAACTCAACCGCAACAGCAGTCATCGCAAAGCGATGTTCAGCAACATGGCTAGCTCTCTTGTTCGTCACGAAGTTATCAAAACTACCGTGCCAAAAGCAAAAGAACTACGTCGCGTAATTGAGCCATTGATTACCCTAGCTAAGACAGACAGTGTTGCTAACCGTCGTCTTGCATTTGCTCGCACTCGTGATAACGAAGTTGTAGCAAAACTATTTAATGAACTAGGCCCGCGTTTTGCGGCTCGCCAAGGTGGTTACACTCGCATTCTTAAATGTGGTTTCCGTACTGGTGATAAAGCTCCAATGGCTTACATTGAGCTTGTAGACCGCCCAGCTGCTGAAGAAGCTGCTGAGTAA
- the rpsM gene encoding 30S ribosomal protein S13, which produces MARIAGINIPDHKHSVIALTAIYGIGKTRSQAILAEVGIAEDAKISELTEEQIDQLRDGVAKYTVEGDLRREVSMNIKRLMDLGCYRGLRHRRSLPLRGQRTKTNARTRKGPRKPIKK; this is translated from the coding sequence ATGGCCCGTATAGCCGGCATTAACATTCCTGATCATAAGCATTCTGTAATTGCACTTACTGCAATCTACGGTATCGGTAAAACTCGCTCTCAAGCTATTCTAGCTGAAGTGGGTATTGCTGAAGATGCTAAGATCAGTGAACTAACTGAAGAGCAGATCGATCAACTGCGTGATGGTGTAGCTAAGTACACTGTAGAAGGTGATCTACGTCGTGAAGTATCGATGAACATCAAGCGTCTTATGGACCTTGGCTGTTACCGCGGTCTTCGTCATCGTCGCAGTCTACCACTACGTGGACAGCGTACTAAAACCAACGCTCGCACCCGTAAGGGTCCGCGCAAGCCGATCAAGAAATAG
- a CDS encoding GNAT family N-acetyltransferase has translation MITWHSIPFSELSTHQLYQLLKLRVDVFVVEQTCPYPELDGKDTFAGVHHLLGYADEELVACARLLPPGTSYDNTSIGRVATKQSARGNGLGHQLLKEALTHCESLWPGTTIDIGAQEHLESFYENHGFKTISEMYLEDDIPHVDMRLEK, from the coding sequence ATGATCACTTGGCACTCAATTCCTTTCTCTGAACTTTCAACACATCAGCTTTATCAACTACTTAAATTGCGAGTAGATGTATTTGTGGTAGAGCAAACCTGCCCTTATCCAGAGCTTGACGGTAAAGACACATTCGCTGGTGTTCATCACCTTCTTGGTTACGCAGATGAGGAGCTAGTGGCGTGTGCTCGCTTGTTACCGCCGGGCACGAGTTATGACAACACCAGCATCGGCCGAGTGGCAACTAAGCAATCAGCAAGAGGCAATGGCTTAGGCCACCAATTATTGAAAGAAGCATTAACACACTGTGAGTCTCTTTGGCCTGGCACGACCATCGATATTGGTGCGCAAGAGCACCTAGAAAGCTTCTATGAGAATCATGGATTCAAGACGATCTCTGAGATGTACCTGGAAGATGATATTCCGCACGTCGATATGAGATTAGAGAAGTAA
- a CDS encoding DUF2780 domain-containing protein yields MKKVLITVLSSLAVVSCASTSDSEQTSSSSDTNYSQLSQTALMAAVNMWSQQNETTPLADTVADQASVTSDQAIGGIGSMLALAQNSLGSTDNKELATLIPGMSSLESTGLSSLLSSQGAVESAFSGLGMDPSMVTTFAPIILQALQSQGATSGLMDSLAAIWQ; encoded by the coding sequence ATGAAGAAAGTACTCATCACAGTTTTAAGCAGCCTTGCTGTTGTCTCTTGCGCTAGCACTAGCGACTCTGAACAAACCAGTTCATCATCAGATACCAACTATTCCCAACTATCACAAACTGCACTAATGGCAGCGGTGAATATGTGGTCTCAACAAAATGAAACAACACCTCTTGCTGATACTGTTGCCGACCAAGCGTCTGTCACTAGCGATCAAGCTATTGGCGGCATTGGTTCAATGTTAGCGCTTGCACAAAACTCACTTGGTTCTACCGACAACAAAGAACTCGCTACGCTGATTCCTGGTATGTCGAGCCTTGAGTCTACTGGTCTATCATCGCTACTGAGTTCACAAGGTGCTGTTGAAAGTGCATTTTCTGGATTAGGTATGGACCCATCAATGGTTACGACATTTGCACCAATCATTCTTCAGGCATTGCAGTCACAAGGTGCAACGAGTGGCCTAATGGATTCTCTTGCAGCTATATGGCAATAA
- a CDS encoding NRDE family protein, producing the protein MCSVSWLLEDNGYQVFFNRDEQKTRALAMPPKQYRVNGVDIIMPLDPTGGGSWISINEFGLSLCLLNNYQGIVPDGLLVSRGLLLKNLSSSRNISQLSEAFHKLDLHSFAPFTLLAFAPNLTQHHGLVIAYMWDGIQQKIVETDSPLFSSGVDLERVQAYRQAKYDQLMSTGKNQQNLLMFHSHHHSEQPHLATCMHREDAHTVSFTHLRNLHGQASMFYAPGSPCEPIKPCQINQQRFTFDLSPAINL; encoded by the coding sequence ATGTGTTCAGTATCTTGGCTGCTTGAAGACAATGGCTATCAGGTCTTTTTTAATCGTGACGAACAAAAGACACGGGCATTGGCGATGCCACCTAAACAATATCGAGTTAACGGCGTCGACATCATCATGCCACTCGACCCAACCGGTGGTGGTAGCTGGATCAGTATCAATGAGTTCGGGCTTTCACTATGCCTACTCAATAACTATCAAGGCATCGTACCTGATGGCCTTTTAGTCAGCCGTGGTTTGTTACTCAAGAATCTATCATCGAGTCGTAACATCAGTCAGCTCTCTGAAGCATTTCATAAGCTCGACCTGCACTCTTTTGCCCCATTTACCTTGCTGGCTTTCGCGCCGAACTTAACTCAACACCATGGTTTGGTTATCGCCTATATGTGGGATGGTATTCAACAAAAAATAGTCGAAACCGATTCTCCGCTGTTCTCATCTGGAGTTGATTTAGAGCGAGTGCAAGCCTACCGACAAGCAAAATACGATCAGCTTATGTCAACGGGGAAGAATCAACAGAACTTACTGATGTTTCACTCTCACCATCACAGCGAGCAGCCTCATTTAGCGACCTGTATGCATCGTGAAGACGCGCATACCGTGAGCTTTACACACTTACGCAATCTACACGGCCAAGCCTCTATGTTTTACGCACCCGGCTCGCCTTGTGAACCCATTAAACCATGCCAGATAAATCAACAGCGTTTTACCTTCGATTTATCACCAGCAATCAATCTATAG
- a CDS encoding FKBP-type peptidyl-prolyl cis-trans isomerase: MSEVKFETVEQKASYGIGLQMGQQLAGSGLEGLNVDAIAAGIATALVGDMPAIEVDEINNALQELHTRGEAARQELAKAAAADGEAFLADNALRSEVTVLESGLQYEVLTEGTGEIPTADKQVRVHYHGELTDGTVFDSSVSRGQPAEFPVTGVIQGWVQALQMMPVGSKWKLYIPQDLAYGERGAGAAIPPFAALVFEVELLAIL, translated from the coding sequence ATGTCTGAAGTAAAATTTGAAACTGTAGAGCAAAAAGCTAGCTACGGTATCGGTCTACAAATGGGCCAACAACTTGCTGGTTCTGGTCTTGAAGGCCTAAACGTTGACGCAATCGCTGCTGGTATCGCAACAGCTCTAGTTGGTGACATGCCAGCTATCGAAGTTGACGAAATCAACAACGCACTACAAGAGCTACACACTCGTGGTGAAGCTGCACGTCAAGAACTAGCTAAAGCTGCTGCTGCTGACGGCGAAGCTTTCCTAGCTGACAACGCTCTTCGTTCAGAAGTAACAGTTCTTGAGTCTGGTCTTCAGTACGAAGTACTAACTGAAGGTACTGGCGAAATTCCAACTGCAGACAAGCAAGTACGTGTTCACTACCACGGCGAACTAACTGACGGTACTGTTTTCGACAGCTCTGTATCTCGCGGTCAACCAGCTGAATTCCCAGTAACTGGCGTAATTCAAGGTTGGGTACAAGCTCTACAAATGATGCCAGTTGGTTCTAAGTGGAAGCTATACATCCCACAAGATCTAGCATACGGTGAGCGTGGCGCAGGTGCTGCAATCCCACCATTTGCTGCTCTAGTATTTGAAGTTGAACTTCTAGCTATTCTTTAA
- the rpsK gene encoding 30S ribosomal protein S11, with protein sequence MAKQPTRARKRVRKQVADGVAHIHASFNNTIVTITDRQGNALAWATAGGSGFRGSRKSTPFAAQVAAERCGEMAKEYGLKNLEVMVKGPGPGRESTVRALNAAGFRITNIVDATPIPHNGCRPPKKRRV encoded by the coding sequence ATGGCAAAACAACCAACTCGCGCGCGTAAGCGCGTACGCAAGCAAGTAGCTGATGGCGTAGCGCACATTCATGCTTCTTTCAACAACACAATCGTAACTATCACTGACCGTCAAGGCAACGCTCTTGCATGGGCTACAGCAGGTGGTTCAGGTTTCCGTGGTTCTCGTAAATCTACTCCGTTCGCAGCACAAGTTGCAGCTGAGCGTTGTGGTGAAATGGCTAAAGAATATGGCCTAAAGAACTTGGAAGTTATGGTTAAGGGTCCAGGTCCAGGTCGTGAATCTACTGTTCGCGCACTGAACGCTGCTGGTTTCCGTATCACTAACATTGTTGATGCGACACCAATCCCTCATAACGGTTGTCGTCCACCTAAGAAACGTCGCGTTTAA
- the rpoA gene encoding DNA-directed RNA polymerase subunit alpha, with the protein MQGSVTEFLKPRLVDIEQINTTHAKVTLEPLERGFGHTLGNALRRILLSSMPGCAVTEVEIEGVLHEYSTKEGVQEDILEILLNLKGLAVRVAEGKDEVFITLNKSGSGPVVAGDITHDGDVEIANPEHVICHLTDDNAEIAMRIKVERGRGYVPASARIHTEEDERPIGRLLVDATYSPVDKIAYAVEAARVEQRTDLDKLVIDMETNGTLEPEEAIRRAATILAEQLDAFVDLRDVRVPEEKEEKPEFDPILLRPVDDLELTVRSANCLKAEAIHYIGDLVQRTEVELLKTPNLGKKSLTEIKDVLASRGLSLGMRLENWPPASIAED; encoded by the coding sequence ATGCAGGGTTCTGTAACAGAATTTCTTAAGCCGCGTCTTGTTGACATTGAACAGATCAATACGACACACGCGAAAGTAACTCTTGAGCCATTAGAGCGCGGTTTCGGCCACACTCTAGGTAATGCTCTTCGCCGCATTCTTCTATCTTCTATGCCGGGTTGTGCCGTAACAGAAGTTGAAATTGAAGGTGTGCTACACGAATACAGCACTAAAGAAGGCGTTCAGGAAGATATCCTGGAAATCCTTCTAAACCTTAAAGGTTTAGCTGTACGCGTTGCTGAAGGCAAAGATGAAGTGTTTATTACACTGAACAAATCAGGCTCAGGCCCTGTTGTTGCAGGTGACATCACCCACGATGGTGATGTAGAGATCGCTAACCCTGAGCACGTAATTTGTCACCTAACGGATGACAACGCTGAGATCGCTATGCGTATCAAAGTAGAACGTGGTCGTGGTTACGTTCCAGCTTCAGCTCGTATCCATACTGAAGAAGATGAGCGTCCAATCGGTCGTCTACTAGTTGACGCTACTTACAGCCCGGTTGATAAAATCGCTTACGCTGTAGAAGCGGCACGTGTAGAACAACGTACTGACTTAGACAAGCTTGTTATCGATATGGAAACGAACGGTACTCTAGAACCTGAGGAAGCAATCCGTCGTGCAGCTACTATTCTAGCTGAACAACTGGATGCGTTCGTAGATCTTCGTGATGTACGTGTACCTGAGGAGAAGGAAGAGAAGCCAGAATTCGATCCTATCCTACTACGTCCTGTAGACGATCTTGAACTAACAGTTCGCTCTGCTAACTGTTTGAAAGCAGAAGCGATTCACTACATCGGTGATCTTGTACAGCGCACTGAGGTTGAGCTACTTAAAACGCCAAACCTTGGTAAGAAATCTCTTACAGAGATTAAAGATGTGCTTGCTTCACGTGGTCTTTCTCTAGGCATGCGTCTAGAAAACTGGCCACCAGCGTCAATCGCTGAAGATTAA